The genomic segment ACTGTACTTTGTGGTGAGATTGTGTGACTGTTTAATGCTCTGTGGTGAGATAGTATGACTGTTCAATACTGTACTTTGTGGTGAGATTGTGTGACTGTTTAATGCTCCATGGTGAGATTGTGTGACTGTTCAATGCTCCGTGGTGAGATAGTATGACTGTTCAATACTGTACTTTGTGGTGAGATTGTGTGACTGTTCAATACTGTACTTTGTGGTGAGATTGTGTGACTGTTCAATACTGTACTTTGTGGTGAGATAGTATGACTGTTCAATACTGTACTTTGTGGTGAGATTGTGTGACTGTTTAATGCTCCGTGGTGAGATAGTATGACTGTTCAATACTGTACTTTGTGGTGAGATTGTGTGACTGTTTAATGCTCTGTGGTGAGATAGTATGACTGTTCAATACTGTACTTTGTGGTGAGATTGTGTGACTGTTTAATGCTCTGTGGTGAGATAGTATGACTGTTCAATACTGTACTTTGTGGTGAGATTGTGTGACTGTTTAATGCTCTGTGGTGAGATAGTATGACTGTTCAATACTGTACTTTGTGGTGAGATTGTGTGACTGTTTAATGCTCTGTGGTGAGATAGTATGACTGTTCAATACTGTACTTTGTGGTGAGATTGTGTGACTGTTTAATGCTCTGTGGTGAGATAGTATGACTGTTCAATACTGTACTTTGTGGTGAGATTGTGTGACTCTTTAATGCTCTGTGGTGAGATAGTATGACTGTTCAATACTTTGTGGTGAGATTGCATGACTGTTTAATACTCTGTGGTGAGATTGTGTGACTGTTTAAAGCTGCagttttacttccggaggtctgacagaaacctcaaccgttaaaagacaaaagaatctattataaTCCGAGATATATAACAGGCCATCagttctaaattatcaatcacaacctcaaagaaacttccaatagagacatattttgaaatatttttcattttctattaaaaatcatcggagaatGGTTCGTAATCGacaggaagtaaactggtgacaatgcggctttaatactTTGTGGTGAGATTGTGTGACTGTTTAAAGCTTTGTGGACATGGTGTGACTGTTCAATACTTTGTGGTGTGGCTGTGTGACTGTTTAATGCTCTTTGGTGAGATGGTGTGACTGTTTAATACTTTGTGGTGAGTTTGTGTGACTGTTCAATGCTCTTTGGTGAGGTGGTGTGACTGTTCATTGCTATGTGGTGAGATTGTGTGACTGTTCAATGCTCTTCGGTGAGATGGTGTGACTGTTTAATACTTTGTGGTGAGACTGTGTGACTGTTCAATGCTCTTTGGTGAGACTGTTTATTGCTCTGGGTACTTTTATTGGCCAATCAACGGCGTAGTACAAATCTTGTATGAATATATTAGCACCATAGTGAGGCTGGCTATCCGTTGCACCAGAGGCTCTTTCGCTTCGCTCGAATCgttgtcgccgcgaagctcagagcctctggtacccagggtatgctCTGGGGTGAGATGGTGTGACTTTTCAATGCTCTGTATGACATGGGATAAATGTTCCATgctttttattgaaatttaaatttttataGAGCTTTGAAAATGTGTGAAGAGGGATtgaaaggaaaaataaagcTTTCTGTTTTAGCAGGAAAATTTTTCTGCTTCACTCTGCTTTAATTTGAGATGGCAATAAtacaaaatattaaagaaaagttttgtGTTGCAATACTCCCAAAATGAAAAACAAGTAAAGCAGAGAATAACATGCAAAAATTTAAATAGGGTTTTGGgtagtataaaaaaaaatgaatgttGCCATCCTTGATTGTGCATGCAGTACTTGTGCCAAAAAACTTACAACTTAAAAAATGTTTGCTAAATTCTACAGTCTTGTTTCGTGAACTTAAACaattagtaataataataattatcttcGGTAAAAACTAAGAACacataaaaacatataaaatgGGTATCATTTGATAagagaaaatataaagaagtGACTAAATATATAATATCTGAAAGGTTATACAAATGCAAAATTTAAAGACTCATATTTAGATGATCATTTTACTGGTGGCTTTTTGGAGATGTTTCAAAATTTCCAGTCAGGGTGCCAGTCAACCTGTATTACTTTGAGTGTTATGGACATCTGTTTGTCATAGCATATGGAATACAAAAGGTAATCAAAGTAACAAATtaaacaaagccctgctaaTAAGGTTTGACTGATGGGTAAGACTGATGGAATAGAGGATTATCAATACATACAAGCAGCAAGAAATATTACTTTGATAGAAAACATTAATGTCTTTAAAGGTCACTAAGCTTCAATTATAGAAAAATCACTTATTGAAAACATTCTAAATGTATACACTAACATTAAGTATATCTTCAAGGTGATTTTGATATGACTCTTTTACTAGAAGATTCTGTAAGCTTTAAAAGTCGAATTATGAGCcaataaattaaaaagaatGTTCCATCATTAAAGTTACTACTATAATCGGTTAATCATTTGGGTGGTTTAAACGAAAATTTGGCCCAGTGATATGCCATAACTGCACTCATGCTTTGGAATCTTCACACGGTGCTAAATGGCTCTTACAGTAATGGTATATGAAATTAAATTGACATCAACATGAATACAAAATAGTTCTTCCAGGATGTTAAATTATTTACGATGGCTCAAGTTTACCATGAATTTACAAGTATACATATTCTGGTCTGCAGTAAAGGAGTAACGCTTTGTCGAGTGTATGATGACAGATAGGGAACTCGAGAATCGGGAGCAATTATTAAATACACGAGCGATAAACGTTACACAGTTCAACATTTTCGCCTTCATGCAAATTACACAGCTCACTATTTGACTAACTGGGTTCTAAAATGCAAAACtaaatttgatgtgtgttcgTTGTTGATACGGCCTGTAAATACATGATCTTTCGTTAAAATCACTAAACCCTGCCGAATCAAGCGATGGGAAAAATGTGTTTCTGGACAAAAATCACAAGAGAGTCCCCCTGCGGCTAGGATCTGTGCTCGAAAAAACGGGATTTTTAAAAGTCcaattcatttgtgaaagtatTCAAGCGTGAACACGGTAGAACAAGAAGCAAAAACGATTTATCTAACTACGCATAATGgattttaaataatatatagtCTAGCATCTCTTTCACGAGTTAGACTTGAAATTGCTCGCTGATTCCGTTCTTCTTATAATGAACAATCTACATAAAATCTGCAAGAAAGGCTAATTAGACTCCTTCGCCAATGCAAGGAAAACTTATATGTTAGGTTGACCTATATTTTTTCACTGCTAATTCGGCATGATTTTGTCTCTTTTAGCAGGAAATACGTTTGCTAGCCACCTGCATTAGTAAAAAATGGCAATAAAGAACAAATACATACGGATCACTTCCTTCTAGTAAAATGCGATCGCGGGATTGTATAAGATAATAACGCCACATTTCGAATAAGCTACAGCCATTTAAACATCAAATCCCCAAATGGCCTGCCATTTCATCGCTTTCACTTTGAGCCAGGTCAATCGTCTTTCGGTTTGTCTGCATATATAATTTATTGTATGCTCAGTTTCTCGGAGTTTTAGAAAAGCTAAATGCACAAGGAAAAGTTAGCCACCCCATACCGAAGACGCGCTTAGAATGAAGGAGAAAATTGAACGCGATCTGCGAGACGGACGCGCATGGATAGCAACGGGAAAAAGACTCATTTTCGAAGAAATAAACGGAAATACGGATCACGAAACAATGCGGCTATTCTACATAGCCTTACAACTAAGGACAGTGTTATAACTAGAGGCATTGTCCACCGACTCAGAGCAGTGCTCACAGAATAATGATCGGGACATTCATTCAGTGATTGCGATATATCCCCCTAGAAAATGATCAAATTTACCACGGTCTCAAGAGAATGATTAGGGGTAAACAAGACCCGAAATTCACCCTGTGAAATCTCTACAGTTGAGTTTAATTTTGACAGCCCAACCCCACTGGATAAATTTTCATCAATATATTTTGCATTGGAAAATGTATGAACCGACTTTGGCAGAAGCGATTTCTCTTACACGTAAAGCGAATTGTAAATAAACGCCGTTCCAAGGCCCGTAACAATCACTTACCGCTTCGTAGAAATCAAGTTGAGGGACTGGCTCGTCACACTGACACTTACAGAACTCTTTGAAGAGGAGAAATCCTGAAGAGAGGAAAACAATCGCGAGATCTTAGCACAAAATGACAAATCTCTCGCAGAAAGTAACACACAAACAGACGTGTGTATTCCAAACGCTCGACTATGAAATTATCTACTACCTCAGAGGCATTTTCTATATTCTTGGAAGCGATCTATAGGCATAAACACATATATATAGTTACCTAAGCGCTGGTCGAAAATTTTGTCAAATGTAACCTCGTTGCGCTCGCTAAGATATTTGTGCATTACATGGTAGACTCTGGAGAGAAGAAACATAAGATAAGCGACTTAGTCGACACCAAAACGCTATAAAATCCTTCGTTTGTGACAGCGGTAAGGGCGATTTCTCAACGTACGATGGATCTGGAAGGCATATTTTCTTGCTTGCTCTTGCTGCTGGCGTGGATTTGGACTTTTCCATCGCCATCAGATAGGAAACATCGGCCAAAACTGCTTCGaggtccgccatcttggctGGTTGGTCCGCCGATCGACATTTGGAAACCCTTGATTACAGTTGGATCTGCCCTGATTGGTAGAATGCTAATTACCCACGTGACCTAGCCGGCAAATTCAATATGGCGACCAATCGATCAGATAAAACAGTCAAGCACTCGTGAAAAAAACTCATTTATGGATTCAaaacttaaaataaaaaacatccCGTCGGCAACTTACAAATGGCATAAAACTGATGAACACTTTAATGGAttatcaaaatacaaaaaaatgccTATCTGTAAATAAAAGATTAAGGCTAGAGTCGCAAATGATTTTAAAGACATGCCTTTTGCTATATGGGCGACCGGGCGACAGTTTACTGTTTATTTAAGATAGAGAATTGTCAGTCAAAATGTATAAGCCTTGTGTTTGCTTTACAGGTTATTGTATGCCTGCCCGTAGATTGTCACTTACTTTAAGCATGTCACAAACTCGAAAACGCTTTCTTCCCAAACGGGACGGTCAATAACAACGCCTTAGTTATTAGTACTAATATCAATGTGTGCCGCTTTTATAAAGTACTCAAAGTATTATTAATTCCGAAACAAATTTGTTAATCCCAGAGGAGTGTTCATGGCTGTCAAGTTTAGTGAAGATTACTTCAATATTGCTATAATGCGttttcaattttaaaataaaatcaatcgACCTTTGAGGCCGCCGCGTTGTCCCGGGAACAAAAATCGCTGTCTACAAATattagagaagaaaaaaaaaaaaatgaaacaaaattataTGGATAGTCCTCCTACGTTGGACATCGGTTTGTTATCTAGACTCAAATAGAATAATTTAGAGAATACTGTAATGGAATTAGCAAAAAAGGGGTGAAAGACACGCACTACACATTCGTTTCGCTCGATTTTAAACTCTAGAGTTCGGAGCTTTAGAGTGACCCGTGAAGACCAGCAATAAACACAACGAGCCGTACGTTATTTAGGGTATCCGTTCATGATACTAATTAATCTATATGTGCAATCAAGAatgcataagataagagagggacactttggtattacccgcgcgcaatgtcgattccgaatctggctatttttagtaaccaccacaccaccactgagcgtgaggatttgctcattttattttgtcctactcccccgcgggttgcgtgttgtttttttgccaactcgaaaggaatgaaaagagatcatgtaaaataacttggaagaaaacaattcgaacttaagtaagcaagattggcaaatatactcacaggaagctaaatccctgttttgtttgtctgagcggcgaagtcaagtgaagaagaaagaaaaaaccgacgagcgataaaatggctgtgataccgcgtttgattcaaatcccgactccagcttgtataataacaacattataatataacatataataataacaacatcaaagaagtacaactgcccgtatccttgatgttagaatgaaattttcgatggtatttttgcaaatagggtgtttttttttttttttgtttcaagccacaaaacagcggcaaacaacaagatgaaaatgccaaagcgcgggggtagggtgagtaaaaatgctcacgcacAGTGAGGTGGGGTGGTGGtaactaaaaatagccagattcggaatcgacatggcgcgcgggtaataccaaagtgtccctctcttatcttatgctttcTTGATGCAATCTATTTACGCGAAATTGCGCTGTTTTTCAAATGATTATACtattttttaatgtgtttGCATTTTAGCCTTGTAGCGTTCGATAACTTATACATTTCGTTTGAGGTCTAAGATTGTGATTGCGTTTTTAAAGGTTTGTACAGCTCAGCAGTTATTGACAGCGAATTGGCGCGCGTACCGCACACCGTCACACAAGCCGACACTCGAGAGTTTCATTTCTGCGCAATTAACTACCCAAAAGTCCCAGTATTAATTCCGTTTGTTTAGAAatcttaattttattttatttagatAGCTTCATAGAAAGTTGAACGCTCCAATTATATTCGGTCGCATCCCACGGTCCCGCCGCGAATTGTACCGCGCGCGctggaaaacaaaaacaaaaacaaacaaacaaacaaagctaCAAAAGTACAAGTTGTACTTTAGACGTGTAAAACTTCGGAAAATTCAATGACAACCTGCTGGATAACTTGCTGCGATTaaaatgaattttgaaaataaatggAAAAGGAAAAACCTTTATACGCCGTGAGTCTTTTATTTCTAGTAAGAATCGTTttgttcagttttttttagggTTTGATACGGCTAAAAATTTAATTCGATGCTCCCGAGTCCTTTTTTTGTGCGTGTTTTAAGACGCTATGATGAATAGGATGTCTATGTTAGTACAAAATCGATTAATGTAAAAGCTTGTGTAGCAATAAGTGACGCTAccgataataaaaaataaatccaAAATAGTTCTTCGTGCCACTCAAATTGGCGCTCTCTTAACTACAACGACATTTGTGAATGTCTAATATACAAGCAGCAACCATGCGCGTGGTGCATCCTGGTATACGTAAACCACAATGGAGGTACTACTGAATTctttctaaaaacaaactttgccCGGATCTATAGAAAAGTCGATACACGTCCGTCTTTCTCTTGTAGTTCAGGGCTTCCTTGGTAAGATGACTGGGATAGTTTGTGGTCTCTTTCAGGCGAGCGGGTAAAGTCCATTTTGGATGATATGGAAGACTCCTTTGGGTTATAAACCTGTGCATGGGATAGCTGTGGAGTCGCTTGTGTATGCTTCGGGTAGAATTCTTTTTCAGCGGTTTTGTTAAGAAGAGATATAGACCCTGCCATGTGCCCCATAGCTTGTAAGTTTTCATGAGCCGGCTTTTCGTCAATATTCTGCATCTCTTCCTCGAAGATAGGATTTTGCTTCGTACAAACGGTTTCTTGTGGACGACGCATGCGCTGTAGCTCCCGTCGTCGCCACTTCAACCACGTGTAAGTGGTAAAAAGCAGGAGGAGGACTAGGGCTAGCACACATGCTGTGATAGTACCGGCGTCTAGAGCGTTCATCGCCATTTTTCCACTAGAcccaaaacaacaagaaaatgcGGTTATTAAATTTTAACCATTAATACCCAGGGAAAGGGAAAAGGTATTCAAAAGATGTATATTGTGATCTATTATCACCCTTTAGGATACATTGCGTTGGGGGACCATTTTATATATCGTGATCTATTGTCACCCTTTTTAGGATACATTGCGTTGGGGGACCATTTTATATATCGTTATCTATTATCACCCTTTTTAGGATACATTGCGTTGGGGGACCATTTTATATATTGTTATCTATTATCACCCTTTTTAGGATACATTGCGTTGGGGGACCATTTTATATATCGTTATGAATCTATTATCACCCTTTTTAGGATACATTGCGTTCGGGGACCATTTTATATATCGTGATCTATTATCACCCTTTTTAGGATACATTGCGTTGGGGGGACCATTTTATATATCGTGATCTATTATCACCTTTTTTAGGATACATTGCGTTGGGGGACCATTTTATATATCGTGACCTATTGTCACCCTTTTATGATACATTACGTTAGGGGATCATTTCTTATAGCGTGACCTGTTGTCACTTATTTTCTGATACATTTAGGGACCTAGAGCGAGAAcgacgacggctaggacaacgagaTCGAAAGAGATGCCTTCGCcgtttactgtcgaatccgatgtatcgcgacccgcgttttcaaaacacgatttgttttgtttttctgttcCGTTAGTAAAACCAggcagtgtcgcgacagaaagccaggcaactgcgctaggcgagagatggcaagaatctgattggcttagaataatttgactggcggaacagaaaatcaaaaaagacaaaaacaaatcgatgttttgaaaatgcggcgtcgcgatacaacggattcgacagtaaaaaTCTACACCAGTGTGATTGCAATAAAATTAGCTAAACAATAtagtcagagacagataaaaattTACTAAGGACATTTGTAGCGAACGTAGTTAGAGGAGCTTACAtgcaaacgtccgcgtcctcaattgaTCGTTGAATTGGGAATGTTTACGTCGTGATTTGGTGGGAAACGCCCGGCTGAAATTTAttagacagaacgcattttcacgtgctgttATTCAATCCTGaatcaaattccattgttttctgccatCGTCGTCCACGGCGTATGGAGCCGTGACCTGTTGTCAAACACTCCTTGCACTCAAATAAATTGTTTATATGAAGCTATATGAACCCCATAATCAAACCCTTCTCTCTGTCGCAGGCCGGAGCCGCAACTTCGCGTATAAACCCACTGCAGAGCCGGCTTCGCAGGGTGACTTCACACATGCGTGCCTACATACTCTTTGATTATTTGGTATCACTCTTGTACTACATATAAACGAAAGGTAAGCGATATCTAAttcgaaaaacaaaaacgccTGTTTATAAAATGACAAAACCTCCAAGTTTCCTAAACGGTAAGAATATTTATCATTTCGAAGTGGTTACCCTATATTTTTCTACCCTAAGTTACTTGACCGACCATTTAAGATTTTCTTGAGAGGTTTGAGTTACGGGAATTAGTTTTCAGGTTAGGGATTTACTTTTAAAATCAGTTTTAGGGTGTGTTTTCGCATGACCTATAACATCAAatgaaaaaacttttttaattAGCAAGATTGTCAAGTTATACTTTAGGGAAGGTCtcgaatatttttgtttgtttgctacGTGTCTTGTAGGGCTGCAAACTTGAAGCGTAAAGTGACTTGAAGCGAAACGTATTTTTATAGCACGATTTATAAAATCTCTTTACAAACTCCAATAAAGGTATGATATTTAAGAAGTTACCTATTCAATCTTTTGGTAACCTGGTGGAACAACAACGAGTTTATTCAATGtaagttttcctttttcttagtGTAAATATTTTGCGTGTTTAGTTCTCAGAGAGTTCTTTTAGTACTCATAGTTATTAAATTGGCTTACGGATGTATCgttttaaaagacaaaacacaAAATTATATACGAAAATATATCTAGTATgttttttgcatgttttagTGGAAACAAATCTTAGTGGAAACAAATGCAAATGCGagcattttaaatacaaaagAAGTTCTTTAAAGATATACTGTAGCTTATAACTCATTAAGATATCATTTGACCCCGGACACTTTTCCTGTCATTCCAGACGGGTGCATACCTCTTATTTTGCGCCTTTTGCGAGCTCCTTGTGTCCAAATTTGAGTGTGTCAAAAGGCAATTCGATCGAGTGGACTTTTGTCTTAAAGCAAACAAGATTGTAGCTGGAGAAGTAATTGAAGACCTTCAAATTAGCATAAGCAGTGGAGCCTTGCTTTATGAAGCTCAACTTCACGCATAACGAAGTCCACAGTGTGACGTCATGTCCGGAAAAAGTTCGGATTTCGTGTGAGTAACTTGGAGTGTGTCGAAAGGCGATTCAATCGAGTGGACTTTTGTCTTAAAATTAAACAAGAGTTCGGCTTGAGAAGCTTCAATTAGCATAAGCATTGCTTTATTGCTCAACTTCACGCATAACGGAGTTCACAGTGTGACGTTTGTCCGTCACACTGTGTTGGTTCTCAtttggacgtaagcgcaaacggaagGCACGTAGTTTCCCGATTCTCACTAGAACATAAGCGCAAGCGGAAGCGCAAAAGAActcaactgcttgattttcttgcgcttgcgcttgtgtttgaccgattctcacttgcgcttccgtttgcgcttacgcttgcgtcctagtgagaaccaaccttaaggAAACCTTGAATCACGACATCAGGCAATGCAGGGTGTGACGTAGAATAGAGACGCAGCCTGGAGCCCGGAACGTATTGTGTTCAAAATACTCAAATACTTTAAATTCTGTTTCTCCATCGATTCTAATTATCGTGGAATTCAGATGAGTTGAGATAAGCAACATCAAAGAGGAGCTTTAAAGCGAAAGTAAAAATAGCTTCATGATTCTTACGAAGTAATTCACAAATTTAACACTGAACTACTGTATATCGCTTTATACAGAACGGGCAAATACAgagactgggatacctgtgctaAAGAAACAGTCACATGACGAAGTGACAAACTATTTATTTCCCAAGATGCATGTTGGGAGGCTCGGGCGCCAAGTCTGTCCCCGTTTTATTGTCAAATTACAGAGAGAGAAAAAGTCACGCCGATAAAAACACACACCGATCTCACGAATAAACAGAAGACTGTTCATGTCAACCAGGAAATGTTTCTTGCATCCTGATTGGTTTATGTCAAGGTTACCATTGTAGCGCGCGCTGCACTGTGAATTTATAGCTCAGTATCCTTGATATAGTCATCGCCCAGGTCTTCCTCCTCGGCCTCTCGCTTGCGTCTCTTGTGATGTCCCCAGCAGATGACGGAGAAGTCCTCTTTGGCCGCCTCGGCTTCCTCCACCGTCTGAGATAACTTGGCGAACAGCGTCTCTGGTAACCATAGCGACATGATCGCCCCAACAAGCGTCAGAACACCAAACATGGTAGCAGGAACGTACATGCCGTAATTTGGCAATTGCCcctgaaaataaaagaatattttTGTTGGCTGTATTATCTGTCGTCAACAGTCATGAGCAAGAACGAGGGCTTTACCCCCTGAAAATCGGTTTTGAAAGACCTCTTCATGCAAAACAATGGGACCAAAAGTATCATTTTCTAAACGCTTAAACTCGCCAGATTACACCATTTGGAGTGGTTTGTATGGTACAAAGTACAGGTTTGTATAAACAGTACTTATACATATCTAGACTGCACTTACCAGCATTGCTATGTATGGGGTCAGTATGACGCCAAGCCTTGAAATCATGGTACCGCAAGCAAGGGCGTTAGAcctaaaaagataaaagataGTTCAAAATGCGCCAAGGAAAAGGCCAGCCGACAccgaaaataaattttaaaaaacttCGATAAAGGCCCTCCGCATACAACTTTGTCAATGTTGTGTAATGTGCGTTATATGATGACTTACATAAACTTGCCATCTCTTAAAAAACATGGCGGTGATTATAAATACATCTATTAGCTTAttcatttgatacccatgatgcatttgatacccatgatgcatttGTTACCCATGATACATTTtttacccatgatgcatttgatacccatgatgcatttGTTACCAATGATGCATTTGATAAGTGCAGTCCTACTTTATAAGAAGCCTGCGGACTTATTGTTTCAACTTCATGGACCGTTTTTGACAGAAAAGGCTAGATATGGGcatgtgattgattgaatgaCGTGATTTACCTGACGACAGTTGGGAAAAGCTCAGTGCCATAAAGTAACGCGTTCATGAACGTCACACTCATGAACGACTTCCCGAGAATGGCGAACACTGTTATGATTACGGAGTGCTCTGTAGAGAGGACCAAAGTATGAGTATATAGTGTCCTGATAGTGTTAAACTGCGCCAAGCGCATAACCTCTTCacccggtgtttttcgctatgtttacccggtgtttttcgctatgtttacccggtgtttttcgcgatgtttacccggtgtttttcgctatgtttaccCGGTATATTTCACTTTGTTTACCTTTGTTTCACTTTGttttcgctatgtttacccggtgtttttcgctatgattacccggtgttttcgctatgtttacccggtgtttttcgtTTGTAacccggtgtttttcgctatgtttacccggtgtttttcgctatgtttacccggtgtttttcgctATGATTACACAGgtgtttttcgctatgtttacccggtgtttttgctgtttacccggtgtttttctcTATgattacccggtgtttttcgctATCTTTACCCGGCGTGTTTCGCTATgattacccggtgtttttcgctatgtttacccggtgtttttcgctATCTTTACCAGgtgtttttcgctatgtttacccggtgttaTTCGCTATGATTACCAGgtgtttttcgctatgtttaccAGGTGCTTTTTGctatgtttacccggtgtttttcgctATGATTACCCAGTGTTTCTCGTtatgtttacccggtgtttttcgctatctttacccggtgtttttcgctatgtttacccggtgttaTTCGCTATgattacccggtgtttttcgctatgtttaccAGGTGCTTTTTGctatgtttacccggtgtttttcgctATGATTACCCAGTGTTTCTCATtatgtttacccggtgtttttcgctatttttacccggtgtttttcgctatgtttacccggtgtttttcgctatgtttTCCCGGTGTTTATCGCTATgattacccggtgtttttcgctatatttacccggtgtttttcaCTATATctacccggtgtttttcgctATATTTACCCCTCTCATCTACCTCATAGCGAAAACCACCGGGTAATACTTGCGAGGCTACCAAGCGCAATGTTAACTATTTTAGAGTGTagtgtttattattttagagTAAACGATAAGAGTGATGAAATATTGGAAGAATATTGCGAGTCCTACTTGTTCATGATGAAGACCATTTCCAAAGATTTCGGGAAGGTGATGATATTCATGACGTAGCTATTGTACAGGTTTCCTGGCATACTCGTCACGTACAGGAAGAGGCCGAAGTGAACAATCGCACATACTAACCTGTGTTAATACACAAACGGGGGTTATTCAGCGTGTGCCAGCAACCGCCTGCTAGCAAGCTATGGTCCATTATATTATCAGTAAAGCCCAGTCTATACCCATGCGTATTTAACCGGATTTCTGAGCAGGTTTCCTGTTGTgagagttgtgacgtcacatacCCATGATGCTAAACAGTTTATCTCCCAGCACAGGACCCCCGGTGAGAACGCCTGGGGTATTAAGGGCGCGTTTTTAactcgtgattccggaataagaataattataatagaaaaagcgcgcgttcgtttattccgcgttcccattccggaatggaataaaggccattccacccatcctgct from the Nematostella vectensis chromosome 4, jaNemVect1.1, whole genome shotgun sequence genome contains:
- the LOC5506464 gene encoding organic cation/carnitine transporter 4 isoform X2 codes for the protein MSVTFMNALLYGTELFPTVVRSNALACGTMISRLGVILTPYIAMLGQLPNYGMYVPATMFGVLTLVGAIMSLWLPETLFAKLSQTVEEAEAAKEDFSVICWGHHKRRKREAEEEDLGDDYIKDTEL